A region of Ignavibacteriales bacterium DNA encodes the following proteins:
- a CDS encoding transaldolase: MTNISDLDVKIFADGADLQNIRMLYAQPFVKGFTTNPTLMRQAGVNNYKSFALEVLKVVSDRPVSFEVFADDIAGMEAQALEIASWGKNVNVKIPITNTKGESTAALVERLSAKGVVCNITAIFTLAQVQGIVEILNPGTPAILSLFAGRIADTGVDPVPLLREAVRIASVKPKAEILWASPRELLNIFQANEVGCHIITVTNDVLKKLSCVGKDLTTFSRETVSMFYNDAKSAGYTIDLK, translated from the coding sequence ATGACAAATATCAGTGATCTCGATGTGAAAATCTTTGCCGATGGTGCAGATTTGCAAAATATTCGTATGCTGTATGCGCAGCCCTTCGTCAAGGGTTTTACAACCAATCCCACACTTATGCGTCAGGCAGGAGTGAATAATTACAAGTCTTTTGCTTTGGAAGTTCTTAAGGTCGTCTCTGATCGACCGGTTTCATTTGAAGTGTTTGCCGACGATATAGCAGGTATGGAAGCTCAGGCTTTAGAGATTGCTTCTTGGGGAAAAAATGTCAATGTAAAAATTCCAATTACGAATACGAAAGGAGAGAGCACGGCTGCTCTTGTTGAACGTCTCTCAGCAAAGGGCGTAGTCTGCAATATCACTGCCATTTTTACGCTGGCTCAAGTACAGGGTATCGTTGAAATCCTAAATCCTGGGACACCGGCGATTCTCTCTCTCTTCGCGGGTCGTATTGCAGACACTGGCGTTGATCCTGTTCCGCTTTTGCGCGAAGCAGTAAGGATTGCATCTGTAAAACCCAAAGCTGAGATATTGTGGGCAAGTCCACGGGAGTTACTGAATATCTTTCAGGCAAACGAAGTGGGCTGCCATATCATCACTGTCACTAATGATGTGTTGAAGAAACTCTCATGCGTGGGGAAGGATTTGACTACTTTCTCACGCGAGACTGTATCTATGTTTTATAATGATGCCAAGTCTGCTGGTTACACGATAGATCTGAAATAG
- a CDS encoding SDR family oxidoreductase, producing MLFNSVFITGGAGYCGSLLVPQLLSRGYKVTVYDIMYFGNDFLPNENSNLNIIQGDIRDTARILATCKGHDAFVSLACISNDASFELDERLSTSVNLDAFEPMVLAAKQAGIKRFVYASSSSVYGVSDKPNVTEEHPLVPLTLYNKYKGMCEPLLQKHTDDNFVGVIFRPATVCGYAPRQRLDLSVNILTNLAVNKNKITVFGGNQLRPNLHVQDYCDTVELLLKVPSEKIQNEIFNVGYQNMTIMEIAHLVKKVVQEEFPDKKEIGITTTPSDDNRSYHINSDKIKRVLGFQPTHSTEDAIRGLCHAFRDGKLPDSFDNDFYFNVRRLKRLQAV from the coding sequence ATGCTTTTTAACTCTGTTTTTATTACCGGAGGTGCCGGTTACTGTGGTAGTCTATTGGTTCCTCAATTACTTTCACGTGGCTACAAGGTCACTGTCTATGACATCATGTATTTTGGGAATGATTTTCTACCAAATGAAAATTCAAATCTCAACATTATCCAGGGTGATATCCGTGATACAGCTAGAATTTTAGCTACTTGCAAAGGCCATGATGCTTTTGTAAGCTTAGCCTGTATTTCCAATGATGCCAGCTTCGAGTTGGATGAACGCTTATCTACTAGCGTCAATCTTGATGCTTTTGAACCCATGGTTCTGGCAGCTAAGCAAGCAGGTATTAAACGATTTGTTTATGCATCCTCTAGTTCGGTGTATGGGGTCTCCGACAAACCAAATGTAACCGAAGAACATCCTTTGGTACCACTTACTCTCTATAACAAATACAAAGGGATGTGTGAACCGTTACTTCAGAAACATACTGATGACAATTTTGTTGGAGTCATTTTTCGACCGGCTACCGTTTGCGGCTATGCGCCACGTCAAAGACTGGATTTATCGGTGAACATTCTTACCAACCTTGCGGTTAACAAAAATAAAATCACTGTTTTTGGGGGTAATCAATTGCGTCCCAACCTTCATGTACAGGATTATTGTGACACCGTTGAGCTATTACTTAAGGTTCCATCTGAAAAGATTCAAAACGAGATCTTTAATGTTGGGTATCAAAACATGACCATTATGGAAATTGCACATTTAGTAAAGAAGGTTGTGCAAGAGGAGTTTCCTGATAAGAAAGAAATTGGAATTACAACCACTCCTAGCGATGATAATCGGTCATACCATATCAATTCTGATAAAATTAAACGTGTTCTTGGCTTCCAACCCACACACTCAACAGAGGATGCGATTCGCGGACTTTGCCATGCATTTCGGGATGGAAAACTACCTGATAGTTTTGATAACGATTTTTATTTCAATGTTAGACGTTTAAAACGACTTCAGGCCGTATGA
- a CDS encoding GDP-mannose 4,6-dehydratase, whose translation MTPKPIAIVTGGAGFIGSHMVDVLLDNDFEVRVIDNLSGGHERNLSHRASDPWLHFEKKDICYLESDNSLFHGAKYVFHFAGIGDIVPSIEHPIAYMQTNVQGTVRVLEAARSAGVDKLIYAASSSCYGLATTPTREDHPIAPQYPYALSKYQGEQAAFHWHQVYGLPVNSIRIFNAYGTRVRTTGVYGAVFGVFLKQKLSGKPYTVVGDGNQSRDFLYVTDVARAFLAAAQTKRSGQVYNVGAGAPKRINHLVELLSGEVVYVPKRPGEPDCTWADIGKITTELAWQPNVNFEEGVSMMLAEIENWKDAPLWDPNSIEKATQTWFKYMGNKDTK comes from the coding sequence ATGACTCCGAAACCTATCGCAATAGTCACGGGCGGTGCCGGTTTTATTGGCAGCCATATGGTTGATGTTTTACTCGATAACGACTTTGAAGTTCGTGTTATTGATAATCTTTCAGGCGGTCATGAGCGGAATCTCTCACATCGGGCTTCGGATCCATGGTTACATTTCGAGAAGAAAGATATTTGTTACTTAGAATCCGACAATAGTCTTTTTCATGGTGCAAAATATGTATTTCATTTTGCAGGCATCGGTGACATCGTGCCATCGATTGAACACCCGATTGCCTACATGCAAACCAACGTGCAAGGGACTGTGCGGGTGTTGGAAGCGGCACGGTCGGCGGGGGTTGACAAATTAATATATGCGGCCTCTTCCTCTTGTTATGGTCTTGCGACCACTCCAACCCGGGAAGACCACCCTATTGCACCACAATATCCTTACGCACTAAGTAAATATCAAGGCGAGCAGGCAGCCTTCCATTGGCATCAGGTTTATGGTTTGCCAGTAAATTCAATACGTATTTTCAATGCCTATGGAACTCGTGTGCGTACTACAGGAGTTTATGGTGCTGTGTTCGGAGTATTTTTAAAACAGAAACTATCAGGCAAACCTTATACAGTTGTAGGTGATGGTAATCAATCGCGCGATTTTCTCTATGTGACTGATGTTGCTCGGGCCTTTCTTGCTGCAGCACAAACGAAAAGAAGCGGTCAAGTTTATAATGTTGGCGCCGGTGCACCAAAGCGGATTAACCATCTCGTTGAATTACTCAGCGGTGAAGTGGTATATGTTCCTAAGCGACCAGGTGAACCGGATTGTACATGGGCCGATATTGGAAAAATTACCACTGAGTTGGCATGGCAGCCGAATGTAAACTTTGAAGAGGGTGTGTCAATGATGTTAGCGGAGATTGAAAACTGGAAAGATGCTCCGCTTTGGGATCCTAATTCTATTGAGAAAGCAACGCAAACCTGGTTTAAATATATGGGAAATAAAGATACAAAATGA